One part of the Truepera radiovictrix DSM 17093 genome encodes these proteins:
- a CDS encoding InlB B-repeat-containing protein has product MTVNKTGNGSGTVKSNPSGIDCGSDCTENYQSGTQVTLTATAANGSTFAGWSGACSGTGTCQVTMSQARNVTAKFDAASPTPMTYTLTVNKPQNGTVTSTPQGINCGVNGNDCTEDYTSGTKVTLSANPATGYKFDSWGGACSGSTCEVTMNAATTVSATFSAVPQELNAEAGPARRSATVGETVQLDGSASTGATTYLWTMEKPTGSNATISGVTRVRASFVPDVPGQYKVTLTVGNGTDTDTDEQVVDVTLPAPVADAGDDREVKVNQSTPLDATDSKNAASFKWEVTTKAPGSSPQIAEPTKASTTFTADVVGEYVVTLTVFDSEGKQSDKDTVKITVIP; this is encoded by the coding sequence TTGACGGTCAACAAAACGGGTAACGGCAGCGGCACGGTCAAGAGCAACCCCAGTGGCATCGACTGCGGGAGTGACTGCACGGAGAACTACCAGAGCGGTACACAAGTGACCTTGACCGCCACGGCAGCAAACGGCTCGACCTTTGCGGGTTGGAGCGGTGCGTGTAGTGGTACGGGTACCTGTCAGGTCACGATGAGCCAGGCTAGAAACGTGACGGCAAAATTTGATGCAGCGTCGCCAACGCCGATGACTTACACACTGACCGTTAACAAGCCCCAAAACGGTACGGTAACCAGCACACCCCAAGGCATCAACTGCGGGGTTAACGGCAACGATTGTACAGAAGATTATACCAGCGGTACGAAAGTCACGCTGTCAGCCAACCCTGCTACAGGCTACAAGTTCGACTCTTGGGGCGGCGCTTGCAGTGGATCAACTTGTGAAGTCACGATGAATGCTGCGACAACCGTCTCTGCCACTTTCAGTGCGGTTCCTCAAGAGCTGAACGCCGAAGCTGGCCCGGCTCGTAGATCAGCTACCGTGGGTGAAACCGTTCAGTTAGACGGAAGTGCGTCGACAGGGGCCACCACTTACCTGTGGACCATGGAGAAGCCAACGGGAAGCAACGCAACCATCAGCGGTGTAACACGCGTCAGGGCAAGCTTCGTACCGGATGTACCTGGTCAATACAAAGTCACTCTAACCGTAGGTAACGGCACCGACACTGACACGGATGAACAAGTTGTGGATGTTACCCTTCCCGCACCTGTAGCGGATGCTGGCGACGATAGAGAGGTGAAGGTCAACCAGTCAACCCCGCTTGACGCGACAGATTCCAAAAACGCTGCGAGCTTTAAGTGGGAAGTGACTACAAAGGCGCCAGGTAGTAGCCCTCAAATTGCCGAGCCAACGAAAGCCAGTACGACCTTTACTGCTGATGTTGTGGGTGAGTACGTGGTGACTCTAACTGTCTTTGACAGCGAAGGGAAACAGTCCGACAAAGACACAGTAAAAATTACCGTCATCCCGTAG
- a CDS encoding acyl-CoA mutase large subunit family protein has translation MTVTKDTTGGATEDKLGRPGAYPYTRGIYPEMYAKGRLWTMRQYAGFGSAEESNARYRYLLSQGTTGLSVAFDLPTQLGLDPDHPLARGEVGKVGVSIATLDDMRTLFRDIPLGEVTTSMTINAPAMMLLALYILVAEEQGVASERLGGTVQNDILKEYIARGTYIYPPEPSMRLITDTFAFCAKRVPSWNTISISGYHIREAGATAAQEIAFTLANAKAYVRAALERGLALDTFAPRLSFFFACHNDIFEEVAKFRAARRLWARVMKGEFGAQNPKSQMLRFHTQTGGSTLTAQQPENNIVRTAYQALAAVLGGTQSLHTNALDEALGLPTDRSARIALRTQQILAYESGVTREPDPLGGSFLVERLTDELEAEAEALIARVEDLGGSVRAIEAGFIQEEIEEAAFRFQREVETGERVVVGVNRFRLEQEEGVPIQQLSAETEGRRVEEVRRYREGRDDARLEAALRALAGAAAGDENLFPFVLDAFRAKATLGEVCGVLRRVWGEYRG, from the coding sequence ATGACCGTCACCAAAGACACGACGGGGGGGGCCACGGAGGACAAGCTCGGCCGCCCCGGCGCCTATCCCTATACCCGCGGCATCTACCCGGAGATGTACGCCAAGGGCCGCCTCTGGACGATGCGTCAGTACGCGGGCTTCGGCTCCGCCGAGGAGTCGAACGCGCGCTACCGCTACCTCTTGAGCCAGGGCACCACGGGCCTGTCGGTCGCGTTCGATCTGCCCACGCAGCTCGGCCTCGACCCCGACCACCCGCTCGCGCGCGGTGAGGTCGGTAAGGTGGGCGTCTCGATCGCCACTTTGGACGATATGCGGACGCTCTTTCGGGACATCCCCTTGGGCGAGGTCACCACCTCGATGACCATCAACGCCCCCGCGATGATGCTCCTAGCGCTCTATATCCTGGTGGCCGAGGAGCAGGGCGTGGCCAGCGAGCGCCTCGGCGGCACCGTGCAAAACGACATCTTAAAGGAGTACATCGCGCGCGGCACCTATATCTACCCGCCGGAGCCCTCGATGCGGCTGATTACCGACACCTTCGCCTTTTGCGCTAAGAGGGTGCCGAGTTGGAACACCATCTCCATCTCGGGTTACCACATCCGCGAGGCGGGCGCTACGGCGGCGCAGGAGATCGCCTTTACCCTCGCCAACGCCAAGGCGTACGTGCGCGCGGCGCTGGAGCGGGGTTTGGCGCTCGATACCTTCGCCCCACGCCTGTCGTTCTTTTTCGCCTGCCACAACGACATCTTCGAGGAAGTTGCCAAGTTCCGCGCGGCGCGGCGGCTCTGGGCGCGCGTGATGAAAGGCGAGTTCGGGGCGCAAAACCCCAAGTCGCAGATGCTCCGCTTTCACACCCAAACGGGGGGCAGCACGCTCACCGCGCAGCAGCCCGAAAACAACATCGTGCGCACCGCCTACCAGGCGCTCGCGGCGGTGCTGGGCGGGACGCAGTCGCTGCACACGAACGCGCTCGACGAGGCGCTCGGGCTGCCGACTGACCGTTCGGCGCGCATCGCGCTGCGCACCCAGCAGATTCTCGCGTATGAGTCGGGGGTGACGCGTGAACCCGACCCCTTGGGGGGGAGCTTCTTGGTCGAGCGGCTGACCGACGAGCTCGAGGCCGAAGCCGAGGCGCTTATAGCGCGCGTTGAAGACCTAGGCGGTTCGGTGCGGGCGATCGAGGCGGGGTTTATCCAGGAGGAGATCGAGGAGGCCGCCTTTCGCTTTCAGCGCGAGGTCGAGACCGGCGAGCGCGTCGTCGTGGGCGTCAACCGTTTCCGCTTGGAGCAGGAGGAGGGGGTGCCCATCCAGCAGCTCTCCGCCGAGACCGAGGGGCGGCGCGTCGAGGAGGTGCGCCGCTACCGCGAGGGGCGCGATGACGCGCGGCTCGAGGCGGCCCTGCGCGCGCTAGCGGGGGCCGCCGCGGGTGACGAGAACCTCTTTCCCTTCGTGCTCGACGCCTTTCGCGCCAAAGCGACGCTCGGCGAGGTGTGCGGCGTGCTCCGCCGGGTGTGGGGCGAGTATCGGGGTTAG
- a CDS encoding AfsR/SARP family transcriptional regulator, whose amino-acid sequence MGAPRLRCGAETCDLDASRPSLLLFYLALQPGWLRRDELAFFLRPDVDRETGLQYLRKLLSSARRLPWAVGLDVEAERVRWRVDTDVARFWRAHGEGRWFEALELYRGPLLQGIETPFSPGLETWLESEREALEHAWAGATLHYAADQEASGHYREAAAAARRLLERDPFNEDALGSFVRNAYLMGQREVALRAAQAFEERLTREFGLALTPTLRTLVDDVRAGRPLQQRAAAPRYGRRRSDRTGVERSKQALLGELVQLLATPDSRLLSISSPERGGVTLLLAKRVPDTQVALLAVLDLAAKLLAEGRRARALGLLLIVLDHPSCSAALREQVQALWPGLEAQLRPN is encoded by the coding sequence TTGGGGGCGCCCAGGTTGCGCTGCGGCGCCGAGACGTGCGATCTCGACGCCTCTCGGCCCTCGTTGCTGCTCTTTTACCTCGCGCTGCAGCCTGGTTGGCTCCGCCGCGACGAGCTTGCCTTTTTTCTGCGCCCCGACGTCGACCGCGAGACGGGGTTGCAGTACCTGCGCAAGCTGCTAAGTAGCGCGCGCCGCCTGCCTTGGGCGGTGGGGCTCGACGTCGAGGCCGAACGGGTGCGGTGGCGCGTCGACACGGACGTCGCGCGCTTTTGGCGGGCGCACGGTGAGGGGCGCTGGTTCGAGGCGCTCGAGCTCTACCGCGGCCCGCTGCTGCAGGGGATCGAGACCCCCTTCTCCCCCGGTTTGGAGACCTGGTTGGAGAGCGAGCGCGAGGCGCTCGAACACGCTTGGGCGGGGGCGACCTTGCACTACGCCGCCGATCAGGAGGCCTCGGGGCACTACCGCGAGGCGGCGGCGGCGGCGCGCAGGCTCCTCGAGCGCGACCCCTTTAACGAGGACGCGCTCGGGAGCTTTGTGCGTAACGCCTACCTGATGGGGCAGCGCGAGGTGGCGTTAAGGGCGGCGCAAGCATTTGAGGAGCGCTTGACGCGCGAGTTCGGCCTCGCTTTGACGCCGACGCTCAGGACGCTCGTCGACGACGTCCGCGCGGGCCGACCCCTGCAGCAGCGGGCAGCGGCGCCGCGCTACGGGCGCCGCCGCAGCGACCGCACCGGCGTGGAGCGCTCGAAGCAGGCGCTCCTCGGTGAGCTCGTGCAGCTGCTCGCGACGCCCGATTCGCGCCTTTTGTCGATCAGTAGCCCCGAGCGCGGGGGGGTCACGCTGCTCCTGGCCAAGCGGGTGCCGGACACGCAGGTGGCGCTGCTGGCGGTGCTCGACCTGGCGGCCAAGCTGCTCGCCGAGGGGCGCCGCGCGCGCGCGCTAGGGCTCCTGCTGATCGTCCTAGACCATCCGTCGTGCAGCGCTGCTCTGCGCGAGCAGGTGCAGGCGCTCTGGCCGGGGCTCGAGGCGCAGCTGCGACCCAACTAG
- a CDS encoding glycosyltransferase family 2 protein: MNAASSSRPQRPRVSVIVPTLNEAQNLPLVLPRIPGWVDEIIVVDGRSTDDTVAVAQALAASLKPALRVVLESRRGKGAALRAGFAAAKGDILVMMDADGSTEPEEIGLFVRYLIDGADFVKGSRFMQGAGTADISPLRSLGNGVFTLMVRALFGGRFTDLCYGFAAFWADVVPLLALDGDGFEIETMLNIRALRVGCRIVELPSFEAERIHGVSNLRTFPDGFRVLRTILRERLRGKPLQRLRTDPAGATYRGRGVVLEAHPETAGANGEPRHPVEAPLVRAAKSS, translated from the coding sequence GTGAACGCTGCCTCCTCGAGCCGCCCCCAACGTCCCCGCGTTAGCGTCATCGTCCCCACGCTGAACGAGGCCCAGAACTTGCCGCTCGTGCTCCCCCGCATCCCCGGTTGGGTCGATGAGATCATCGTGGTCGACGGTCGCTCGACCGACGACACGGTCGCCGTCGCCCAGGCGCTCGCGGCTTCGCTCAAACCGGCGCTGCGGGTGGTGCTAGAGTCCCGGCGCGGCAAAGGGGCGGCGCTCCGCGCGGGGTTCGCGGCCGCCAAGGGCGACATCCTCGTGATGATGGACGCCGACGGTTCGACCGAACCCGAGGAGATCGGCCTCTTCGTCCGCTACCTCATCGACGGGGCCGACTTCGTCAAAGGCTCGCGCTTTATGCAAGGGGCCGGCACCGCCGACATCTCGCCCCTGCGCTCGCTCGGCAACGGCGTCTTTACGCTCATGGTGAGGGCGCTTTTCGGGGGGCGCTTTACCGACCTCTGCTACGGTTTCGCCGCCTTCTGGGCCGACGTGGTGCCGCTGTTGGCGCTCGACGGCGACGGGTTCGAGATCGAGACGATGCTCAACATCCGGGCGCTGCGGGTCGGGTGCCGCATCGTCGAGCTGCCGAGCTTCGAGGCCGAACGCATCCACGGGGTGAGCAACCTGCGCACTTTTCCCGACGGGTTTCGCGTGCTGCGTACGATTTTGCGGGAGCGCCTGAGGGGCAAACCGCTTCAGCGCTTGCGCACCGACCCCGCCGGAGCGACCTACCGCGGCCGCGGCGTGGTCCTCGAGGCTCATCCCGAAACGGCCGGGGCGAACGGCGAGCCGCGTCACCCGGTCGAGGCGCCCTTGGTGCGGGCCGCGAAGAGCTCGTAA
- a CDS encoding glycosyltransferase has protein sequence MLPPYPNQPTASSSQPTLSVVIAAFTDARWPQLLAAVASVAAQRTPAELVVVVDHNDALLARARAALPAHYAAHATREGAPGALVIIPNTRARGLSGARNSGVAAATGEIIAFLDDDAVAEPDWLTHLTAPYGDPQVLGVGGAVLPAWPGAAPNWFPEEFGWVVGCSYRGGPRARAEVRNFIGCNMSFRRSALAAVGEFRVGLGRLGALPEGGEETELCIRLRQRFPEGRLLHVPEARVVHRIAARRLSLRYFAARCYAEGVSKARLTETVGRTDALEAERAYTRTALPRGVLRGLGAAFGGELAGFARAAAIALGLGLTALGYFVGLAKGYGRARGTPRAALPASAAAFEPVQLVDIDLKGGVPDLQPALSAAGRPYRRALALVRFAGRPLGLVKLEPGRAGVSARAFGEAIAAQLGVQTTSAKRVSQGLPGCAAGDKRWPFVSVVIATRERAQSLERCLASVAELEYPDFEVIVVDNNPATSATRELVAAFSAQRPALRLRYVREDFPGGAAAHNRGVLAARAEIIAFTDDDVVVDKGWLRALVAGFGAAERVGCVTGMILPAELETAPQGWLEQYGGFNKGFELRAFNLTDRRPPSPLYPYAAGIFGSGANMAFTREALFAFGGFDPALGPGSQGVGGEDLAAFFDVVTHGYTLVYQPAALLWHYHRRDYEGLRRQIYGYGVGFTAFLTKTVVERPARVFALLPLGWWALTHLLSPTSPKNANKRADYPPELSRLELRGLLYGPLAYLRSRWRLRGVRGRGRLVREAPHPSLPAERLAA, from the coding sequence ATGCTCCCCCCCTACCCAAACCAGCCCACCGCCTCATCCTCTCAGCCCACCCTCTCGGTGGTGATCGCGGCCTTTACGGACGCGCGCTGGCCGCAGCTCCTGGCGGCCGTCGCCTCCGTCGCGGCGCAGCGCACGCCGGCGGAGCTCGTCGTCGTGGTCGACCATAACGACGCCCTGCTCGCCCGAGCGCGGGCCGCGTTGCCCGCGCACTACGCGGCGCACGCCACGCGAGAGGGCGCACCTGGCGCGCTTGTCATCATCCCCAACACCCGAGCGCGCGGCCTTTCGGGGGCGCGCAACAGCGGCGTCGCCGCCGCAACGGGCGAGATCATCGCCTTTTTAGACGACGACGCGGTCGCCGAGCCCGATTGGCTCACGCACCTCACCGCGCCCTATGGCGACCCGCAGGTGCTCGGGGTCGGCGGCGCCGTCTTGCCCGCGTGGCCAGGCGCGGCGCCGAACTGGTTCCCCGAAGAGTTCGGGTGGGTCGTGGGCTGTTCGTACCGCGGTGGGCCGCGCGCGCGGGCGGAGGTGCGCAACTTCATCGGCTGCAACATGTCGTTTCGCCGAAGCGCCCTGGCGGCGGTCGGCGAGTTTCGCGTCGGCCTCGGTCGCCTCGGCGCCCTGCCCGAGGGGGGTGAGGAGACCGAGCTCTGCATCCGCCTCCGGCAGCGCTTCCCAGAGGGGAGGCTGCTGCACGTGCCGGAAGCGCGCGTGGTTCACCGAATCGCGGCGCGGCGGCTCTCGCTCCGCTACTTCGCCGCGCGCTGCTACGCCGAAGGGGTGTCCAAAGCGCGCCTTACGGAGACCGTGGGCCGCACCGACGCGCTCGAGGCCGAGCGTGCCTACACCCGCACGGCGCTCCCCCGGGGGGTGCTGCGGGGCCTTGGCGCGGCCTTTGGTGGGGAGCTCGCGGGGTTCGCTCGGGCCGCCGCCATCGCGCTAGGACTCGGGCTCACGGCGCTCGGCTACTTCGTGGGGCTTGCTAAAGGCTATGGCCGCGCTCGAGGCACTCCCCGAGCGGCGCTCCCCGCCTCCGCTGCGGCGTTTGAACCGGTGCAGCTCGTCGACATCGACCTCAAGGGTGGCGTGCCCGACCTGCAACCCGCGCTCAGCGCGGCGGGGCGACCCTACCGGCGCGCGCTCGCCCTCGTGCGTTTTGCGGGGCGGCCTCTGGGTCTGGTGAAGCTCGAGCCCGGTCGCGCTGGCGTGAGCGCGCGGGCGTTCGGGGAGGCGATCGCCGCGCAGCTCGGCGTGCAAACCACGAGCGCGAAGCGCGTTTCGCAGGGCCTTCCCGGGTGCGCCGCAGGGGATAAGCGGTGGCCCTTTGTCAGCGTGGTGATCGCGACGCGCGAGCGCGCGCAGAGCCTCGAGCGCTGTCTGGCGTCGGTGGCCGAGCTCGAGTATCCCGACTTCGAGGTGATCGTGGTCGACAACAACCCCGCTACCTCGGCGACGCGCGAGCTCGTGGCGGCCTTTTCGGCGCAGCGTCCGGCGCTTAGGCTACGCTACGTCCGCGAGGACTTCCCCGGCGGTGCGGCGGCGCACAACCGCGGGGTGCTCGCCGCGCGCGCCGAGATCATCGCCTTTACCGACGACGACGTGGTGGTCGACAAGGGGTGGCTGAGGGCGCTCGTCGCCGGCTTCGGGGCGGCCGAGCGGGTCGGTTGCGTCACCGGTATGATCCTCCCGGCGGAGCTGGAGACGGCGCCGCAGGGCTGGCTCGAGCAGTACGGCGGGTTCAACAAGGGTTTCGAGCTGCGCGCCTTTAACCTGACCGATAGGCGCCCGCCGAGTCCCCTCTACCCCTACGCCGCCGGGATCTTCGGTTCGGGGGCGAACATGGCCTTTACCCGCGAGGCGCTCTTTGCCTTCGGCGGTTTCGACCCCGCCCTGGGGCCAGGGAGCCAGGGGGTGGGCGGGGAGGACCTGGCCGCCTTTTTCGACGTCGTCACCCACGGTTACACGCTCGTCTATCAGCCGGCGGCACTTTTGTGGCACTACCACCGCCGCGACTACGAGGGGTTGCGGCGCCAGATCTACGGCTACGGGGTCGGGTTCACCGCCTTTTTGACCAAAACGGTCGTCGAGCGCCCCGCGCGCGTCTTTGCGCTGTTGCCTTTGGGGTGGTGGGCGCTCACCCACCTCCTAAGCCCCACCTCGCCCAAAAACGCCAACAAGCGCGCGGACTACCCGCCGGAGCTGAGTCGCCTCGAGCTCCGCGGTCTGCTCTACGGCCCCCTCGCCTACTTGCGTAGCCGCTGGCGTTTGCGCGGCGTCCGGGGGCGCGGGCGGCTCGTACGGGAGGCGCCACACCCGTCACTCCCTGCGGAGCGCCTCGCCGCATGA
- a CDS encoding polysaccharide deacetylase family protein, with protein sequence MNVPILLYHSVAAEVAPAYEPWAVLPERFAEQLAYVRAQRYTPLTVSQWRRLLEERAPLPPRPLLLTFDDGLRDFYTTAWPLLRAHGFAATLYVTAGYVGGVSRWLTADGEGQRPMMGWSELLEVSRSGIECGAHSLTHPQLDTLSRRAAQREIGGSKALLEAHLGCAVRSFAYPHGYHSRAVKRLVQEAGFGSACAVKHALSSPEDDPFALARIVIYRDTDLLTFKRLLAGHELRRAPFPESWKTRGWRLARRSARLLRGVRGTLAKGPHAQGGWYG encoded by the coding sequence ATGAACGTTCCCATCTTGCTCTACCATAGCGTCGCCGCCGAGGTCGCGCCCGCTTACGAGCCTTGGGCCGTGCTGCCAGAGCGCTTCGCCGAACAGCTCGCCTACGTGCGCGCGCAGCGCTACACCCCGCTGACCGTGTCGCAGTGGCGGCGCCTGCTCGAAGAGCGCGCGCCGCTGCCGCCCAGACCGCTGCTGCTGACCTTCGACGACGGGCTGCGCGACTTTTACACGACGGCCTGGCCGCTGCTGCGCGCCCACGGTTTTGCGGCGACGCTCTACGTCACGGCCGGGTACGTCGGTGGCGTGAGCCGTTGGCTCACCGCCGACGGGGAGGGGCAGCGCCCGATGATGGGTTGGTCAGAGCTCCTCGAGGTGAGCCGCAGCGGGATCGAGTGCGGCGCGCACAGCCTGACGCACCCCCAGCTCGACACGCTCAGCCGACGCGCGGCGCAGCGCGAGATCGGCGGCTCCAAGGCGCTGCTCGAAGCGCACCTCGGCTGTGCGGTGCGCAGCTTCGCCTACCCTCACGGCTACCACAGCCGAGCCGTCAAGCGCCTCGTCCAGGAAGCGGGATTTGGCTCGGCGTGTGCGGTCAAGCACGCGCTGAGCTCCCCCGAAGACGACCCCTTCGCTTTAGCCCGCATCGTCATCTACCGCGACACCGACCTCCTGACGTTCAAGCGGCTGCTCGCCGGCCACGAGCTGCGCCGCGCCCCCTTCCCCGAAAGTTGGAAGACCCGAGGGTGGCGCCTTGCAAGACGTTCGGCGCGCCTACTTAGAGGCGTTCGTGGCACCCTCGCGAAGGGCCCTCACGCGCAAGGAGGGTGGTATGGTTAA
- a CDS encoding GNAT family N-acetyltransferase: MVNPTALRVSERPTRTRQLCVAGLAVQVTSPAPRALWLELLQRDPEALPSQTPLWLDGLCAHKGYRDASRCYRFSDGQQLVLPLVQRQSLGAWSPQASLPYAWGMGGVVAAQALAAPHLRAVFEDLRTSPALSTSVLPNPRQGPLWAAAKPAYVRSLPRRAHVLDLEGGFERVWRERFSKTTRRMVRKAERLGVTVTCDTTGRLAPVVYRLRRAAVARWAARQHEPRWLAHLRAELRDPQSKLQHLARVMGSALRIWVAWRCGEPIAASLVLVGSNADDILAVMDASKAAATGANDLLLRLSIEDACNAGCRYYHLGESGASVGLARFKERFGAHAYPYEEFYVERLPLNQLDRGLRGAVKRVIGFRDV, from the coding sequence ATGGTTAACCCCACGGCGCTGCGCGTCTCCGAGCGCCCCACGCGGACGCGGCAGCTGTGCGTCGCGGGGCTCGCGGTGCAGGTGACGAGCCCCGCGCCCAGGGCGCTCTGGCTCGAGCTGCTGCAGCGCGATCCCGAGGCGTTACCCTCGCAGACACCCCTGTGGCTCGACGGCCTCTGTGCGCACAAGGGCTACCGCGACGCGAGCCGCTGCTACCGGTTTTCAGATGGGCAGCAGCTGGTGCTGCCGCTGGTGCAGCGTCAAAGCCTAGGGGCGTGGTCGCCTCAGGCCTCGCTGCCGTACGCGTGGGGGATGGGGGGGGTCGTCGCCGCGCAGGCGCTCGCTGCGCCGCACCTTCGAGCGGTGTTCGAAGACCTCAGGACGAGCCCGGCGCTGAGCACCAGCGTGCTGCCCAACCCGCGGCAGGGACCCTTGTGGGCGGCGGCCAAACCCGCGTACGTGCGGAGCCTGCCGCGCCGCGCCCACGTGCTCGACCTCGAGGGAGGGTTTGAGCGCGTGTGGCGCGAGCGCTTCTCGAAGACGACGCGCCGCATGGTGCGCAAAGCCGAAAGGCTCGGGGTCACGGTGACGTGTGACACCACGGGCCGCCTCGCTCCGGTGGTCTATCGGCTGCGCCGCGCCGCCGTCGCCCGCTGGGCGGCGCGGCAGCACGAACCCCGTTGGCTCGCGCATCTGCGCGCCGAGCTGCGCGACCCGCAGAGCAAACTCCAACACCTCGCGCGCGTGATGGGGAGCGCGCTGCGCATCTGGGTGGCGTGGCGCTGCGGGGAGCCGATCGCCGCCTCGCTCGTCCTCGTGGGCAGCAACGCCGACGACATCCTGGCGGTGATGGACGCCTCGAAAGCCGCCGCTACCGGCGCCAATGATCTCCTGCTGCGGTTGTCTATCGAGGACGCGTGCAACGCGGGGTGCCGCTACTACCACCTGGGCGAGTCGGGGGCGTCGGTCGGCCTCGCGCGGTTTAAAGAGCGTTTTGGCGCCCACGCCTACCCTTACGAGGAGTTTTACGTGGAGCGTCTGCCGCTCAACCAGCTCGACCGTGGCCTAAGGGGCGCCGTAAAACGCGTGATTGGATTTCGGGATGTCTAA
- a CDS encoding lipopolysaccharide biosynthesis protein, with product MQASKVPVVAKFCAQLKSHLVLNGYALVFSSGATSALGVVYWILAARLYPEATVGLNSAALAAMFFLTNLSQLNLVHALNRFVPSAGRSTAKLIATAYLVSVALALLTSGVFLLGIDLWAPSLRALRADPASAAWFMFATASWCIFTIQDGVLAGLRQAKWVPLSTTSYALIKLAVIALAATRLPRGGIFFSWTAPVLLLVVPVSALIFLRLVPRHVAAAETRGDGLRGRSVVRFVAGDYLASLVWMATVNLLPVLIVERAGASAGAYFYLAWTIAYTLYFVSVNMCMSLVTEGARDEARLNLYSFETLKQTLRLVVPIVAVVVVGAPQILQLYGSAYAAEGATLLRLLCLSAVPYVFVAVRISMARVQRKILTIFCVYGALCALALGLTHVLLDRYGVVGVGWAWLVAQTLTMGVLLLTDLRRAWGPLLGRAA from the coding sequence GTGCAAGCGTCTAAGGTGCCCGTGGTAGCGAAGTTTTGTGCGCAGCTCAAGTCGCATCTGGTGCTAAACGGTTACGCGCTCGTCTTTAGCTCGGGCGCGACCTCGGCGCTAGGGGTGGTCTACTGGATTCTAGCCGCGCGCCTCTACCCGGAGGCGACCGTCGGCCTCAACTCCGCCGCGCTAGCGGCCATGTTTTTCCTCACCAACCTCTCGCAGCTCAACTTGGTCCACGCGCTTAACCGCTTCGTCCCGTCGGCGGGGCGGAGCACGGCCAAGCTCATCGCGACGGCTTACCTTGTCAGCGTCGCGCTCGCTCTGCTGACGAGTGGGGTGTTTCTGCTCGGCATCGACCTCTGGGCGCCGAGCTTGCGGGCGCTGCGCGCCGACCCCGCTTCGGCCGCCTGGTTCATGTTTGCCACCGCCAGCTGGTGCATCTTTACGATCCAAGACGGGGTGCTCGCGGGGTTGCGGCAGGCCAAATGGGTGCCCCTGTCGACGACCTCCTACGCGCTGATCAAACTGGCCGTTATCGCCTTGGCCGCTACGCGCTTGCCTCGAGGGGGCATCTTCTTCTCCTGGACGGCGCCGGTGCTGCTCCTGGTGGTGCCCGTCAGCGCGCTTATCTTTCTGCGGTTGGTGCCGCGGCACGTCGCCGCTGCGGAAACGCGCGGCGACGGCCTGAGGGGGCGGAGCGTGGTGCGCTTTGTCGCCGGCGACTACCTCGCGTCGCTCGTCTGGATGGCGACGGTCAACTTGCTGCCGGTGCTGATCGTCGAGCGCGCGGGTGCGTCGGCGGGGGCGTACTTCTACCTGGCGTGGACGATCGCCTACACGCTCTACTTCGTCAGCGTCAACATGTGTATGTCGCTGGTCACCGAAGGAGCGCGCGACGAAGCGCGGCTCAACCTCTACAGCTTTGAGACGCTGAAGCAGACCCTGCGTCTGGTGGTGCCGATCGTCGCGGTGGTGGTCGTCGGCGCCCCCCAGATCCTGCAGCTCTACGGCAGCGCGTACGCTGCGGAGGGGGCGACGCTGTTGCGGCTCCTCTGCCTCTCGGCCGTTCCGTACGTCTTCGTCGCGGTCCGCATCAGCATGGCCCGCGTGCAGCGCAAGATCCTCACCATCTTCTGCGTCTACGGCGCGCTATGCGCCTTGGCGCTCGGTCTCACCCACGTGCTGCTCGACCGCTACGGCGTCGTCGGGGTCGGCTGGGCTTGGCTGGTTGCACAGACGCTGACGATGGGGGTGCTGCTCCTAACCGACTTGCGTAGGGCGTGGGGACCGCTGCTCGGGCGCGCCGCGTAA